In Aquiflexum balticum DSM 16537, a single genomic region encodes these proteins:
- a CDS encoding DUF3078 domain-containing protein has product MSKKHILLLLLFFSSLASLKAQDELLLADTLLISGDTIIMLGDSIIIKQKVKPVYWNKGGNFNFSLQQVHLSNWNAGGASNLALTTGLNLFANFSKNEIIWDTKLTVNLGFNRQADRRFPLRKTNDNFFFITKYGRELTKIWFLSTQLDARTQLLAGYRYFRPSGAEEDERTKLSDFLAPAYIQSSTGLNYRKEYENKDRISIIGSPFTGRFTVVLDDSLSRAGAFGVVPGEIVRVEAGISVSSTTDIQLIENVRWRADLNLFSNFERLGNLVVNFNSIISLRVNKYITTRIETILIYDESVLIQQESGPPKQAVQFQNMINFGIGLDF; this is encoded by the coding sequence ATGTCAAAAAAACATATCCTTTTACTTCTTCTTTTTTTTTCTTCTTTAGCTTCTTTAAAAGCCCAAGATGAATTATTACTCGCCGATACCTTACTGATCAGTGGCGATACTATCATCATGCTTGGAGATTCCATTATAATTAAACAAAAAGTAAAGCCTGTTTATTGGAATAAGGGAGGTAATTTTAACTTCAGTCTACAACAAGTCCATCTTTCCAACTGGAATGCGGGCGGAGCGAGTAACCTTGCATTGACAACAGGCCTGAACCTGTTTGCCAATTTCAGTAAAAATGAGATAATCTGGGATACTAAATTAACGGTTAATTTGGGTTTTAACAGGCAAGCTGATAGGAGATTCCCATTGCGAAAAACGAATGATAACTTTTTTTTTATAACCAAATATGGTAGAGAGTTGACGAAAATTTGGTTTTTATCCACTCAATTGGATGCGAGAACCCAATTATTGGCAGGATATAGATATTTTAGACCTTCTGGTGCTGAAGAAGATGAAAGAACAAAACTTTCTGATTTTTTGGCACCCGCTTACATTCAATCTTCGACAGGTCTGAATTATCGTAAGGAATATGAAAATAAAGATAGGATTTCAATCATCGGATCACCATTTACAGGTCGTTTCACAGTAGTATTGGATGATTCTCTCAGTCGAGCGGGGGCCTTTGGGGTAGTACCCGGAGAAATAGTCCGGGTAGAAGCAGGAATTTCAGTAAGTTCCACTACAGATATTCAATTGATTGAAAATGTAAGATGGAGGGCGGATTTAAACCTTTTCTCCAATTTTGAAAGGCTAGGAAATCTAGTTGTCAATTTCAATTCAATCATTTCCCTGAGAGTCAATAAATATATTACCACTAGAATAGAAACTATATTAATATACGATGAAAGTGTCCTGATACAACAGGAATCAGGACCACCCAAACAGGCCGTGCAGTTTCAAAACATGATTAACTTTGGAATTGGTCTGGACTTTTAA
- a CDS encoding SDR family oxidoreductase: MDLGLKGKNAIVLASSKGLGKSVAVALAQEGANVAICGRDKNTLEATKKELEKFASGRIISGTCNIMDAGDRRRFFEKVNAAFGVIDILVTNTGGPDAGSFGDFGLEDWKRFYESMFLSAVDFIQMVLPGMKDKAFGRILAITSVSVKQPVDNLISSNAVRTALLGLVKSLSNELAPLGITVNNIMPGYTMTDRLNQLLEGNPNVDKLKDSVPMKRFGKVEEFAAAAVFLLSERASYITGQSLAVDGGLIKGY, translated from the coding sequence ATGGACTTAGGATTAAAAGGGAAGAATGCGATAGTATTGGCTTCATCCAAGGGACTTGGGAAAAGTGTAGCTGTAGCACTTGCCCAGGAGGGTGCTAATGTGGCTATTTGTGGTAGGGATAAGAATACTTTGGAGGCCACAAAAAAGGAATTAGAAAAATTTGCTTCCGGCAGAATAATCTCTGGAACATGCAATATCATGGATGCAGGGGATAGAAGGCGTTTTTTTGAAAAGGTCAATGCTGCTTTTGGCGTGATTGATATTTTGGTCACCAATACAGGCGGTCCTGATGCAGGTAGTTTTGGAGATTTTGGATTGGAAGATTGGAAGAGGTTTTATGAATCCATGTTTTTGTCTGCAGTCGATTTCATACAGATGGTACTTCCGGGTATGAAAGATAAGGCGTTTGGAAGAATCTTGGCCATTACTTCTGTTTCAGTCAAGCAGCCTGTTGACAACTTGATTTCCTCCAATGCAGTGCGCACAGCTTTACTTGGTCTGGTCAAAAGTCTTTCCAACGAGTTGGCCCCTTTGGGCATTACAGTAAACAACATTATGCCCGGCTACACCATGACAGATAGGCTAAACCAATTGCTGGAAGGCAATCCAAATGTGGATAAATTAAAAGATTCCGTTCCCATGAAACGTTTTGGCAAGGTTGAAGAATTTGCCGCAGCGGCTGTGTTTTTATTGAGTGAACGTGCAAGCTATATCACAGGGCAGTCATTGGCTGTGGATGGGGGGTTGATAAAGGGATATTAG
- a CDS encoding DNA polymerase III subunit gamma/tau has translation MENFVVSARKYRPSNFKSVVGQGHITTTLKNAIKNNHLAQAFLFCGPRGVGKTTCARILAKTINCQNLTADYEACNECDSCKAFNNNASFNVHELDAASNNSVDDIRNLVEQVRYAPQQGQYKIYIIDEVHMLSNQAFNAFLKTLEEPPKYAIFILATTEKYKIIPTILSRCQIFDFNRIQITDITHHLKYIATEEKIEAEEEALRLIATKADGALRDALSIFDLIVTYSAGKRVTYQETISNLHILDYDYYFKVLDALLSGSISEALLIFDEILKKGFDGHNFISGLMEHLRDLMVCKDQSTIELIQVSDSAKERYLQQSQQAAISFLLSALNICSQCDIHYKTSKNQRLHVELALMKMAKLPQAISLAALAQEESKKKN, from the coding sequence ATGGAAAATTTTGTTGTTTCAGCTAGAAAATATAGGCCTTCCAATTTTAAAAGTGTCGTAGGTCAGGGGCATATTACCACCACCCTGAAAAACGCCATCAAAAACAACCATTTGGCCCAGGCTTTCCTTTTTTGCGGTCCACGTGGAGTGGGGAAAACAACTTGTGCGAGAATTTTGGCCAAGACCATCAATTGTCAAAATCTCACAGCTGATTATGAGGCCTGCAATGAATGTGATTCCTGCAAAGCTTTCAATAACAATGCCTCCTTCAATGTCCATGAACTCGATGCAGCATCCAACAATTCCGTGGATGATATCAGAAACCTGGTAGAACAGGTCAGGTATGCCCCGCAGCAGGGACAATATAAAATCTATATCATAGATGAAGTTCACATGCTTTCGAATCAGGCATTCAATGCCTTTTTGAAAACTTTGGAAGAACCGCCTAAGTATGCCATATTTATTTTGGCAACCACTGAAAAATATAAAATCATCCCTACCATTCTTTCGAGATGTCAGATATTTGACTTCAACAGAATTCAGATTACCGATATTACACATCATCTTAAATATATCGCTACGGAGGAAAAAATAGAAGCAGAAGAGGAGGCTTTGAGATTGATTGCTACTAAGGCAGATGGGGCATTGAGAGATGCGCTGTCCATTTTTGATTTGATAGTGACCTATTCAGCCGGGAAAAGAGTGACCTATCAGGAAACTATCAGCAACCTGCATATCCTTGACTATGACTACTATTTTAAAGTCCTTGATGCCTTACTTTCAGGCAGTATTTCTGAAGCTTTGCTGATTTTTGATGAAATTCTCAAAAAAGGATTTGATGGTCACAATTTTATTTCCGGCTTGATGGAACATTTGAGGGATTTGATGGTATGTAAAGATCAATCGACCATTGAGTTGATACAGGTTTCTGATTCCGCTAAAGAAAGATACCTACAACAATCGCAGCAAGCCGCTATTTCGTTTTTGCTGTCTGCCCTGAATATCTGCAGCCAATGTGATATACATTATAAAACCAGCAAAAACCAAAGGCTTCATGTAGAATTGGCTTTAATGAAAATGGCTAAATTGCCCCAAGCCATTTCCTTGGCCGCTTTGGCGCAAGAAGAATCAAAAAAAAAAAACTGA
- a CDS encoding LysM peptidoglycan-binding domain-containing protein, producing the protein MSMNNLKTFKRNLLICFTFLMGPMAIAQIPQVPNELRFADLTIKINEQARREIQSDVDALYRSPTYFQAKAERVNLYLPLVEQELRDAGVPTDFKYLVIQESSLIPDAVSTSNAVGFWQFKQGTAEEVNLRVDNQVDDRKNIVASTQGAARYLKKNNAQFDNWMCALVAYQMGLGGARGYFGTQYNGKKVVEIDRNSHWYFKKFLAHKVAFEGPTVMLASNSGYLEEIRVQGPTTLKALAPRLGVTEAHLKEYNKWTAKGNIPDDRPYSIVYLREGTPQARPAIAQTQPVPQPASTTVSVVSNTAYPKVTGNQTNATQPNQIKVNNIDGIKAANTTTQEKFTEQIGIKENKFRRINDLDKNEKIEAGQYYYTKAKKTRAEEEQHVVLPGETLWSISQMYGIKLSALKAKNRINNDNDLKAGMMLNLREHLKRGEEIPIVPASEFKKVIAYNNQQTTSSSSPRVNPSQPQQNPTPPSSSSKAIIHTVVQGENLFRISQKYGVTVDDIKKWNRLPNNDIKIGQKLTINKP; encoded by the coding sequence ATGAGCATGAATAATTTAAAAACCTTCAAAAGAAACTTACTGATTTGTTTTACTTTTTTGATGGGCCCCATGGCCATAGCCCAAATCCCACAAGTCCCCAATGAACTCCGTTTTGCAGATCTGACCATCAAAATCAATGAACAGGCGAGAAGAGAAATCCAAAGTGATGTGGATGCCCTTTACCGTAGCCCTACCTATTTCCAGGCAAAAGCCGAAAGGGTAAATCTTTATTTGCCCTTAGTGGAGCAGGAATTGAGAGATGCCGGAGTACCCACTGATTTCAAATATCTGGTCATACAGGAAAGCAGTTTGATCCCTGATGCAGTTTCCACCTCAAACGCGGTAGGGTTCTGGCAGTTCAAACAAGGAACTGCAGAAGAAGTAAATTTAAGAGTGGACAATCAAGTTGATGACAGAAAAAACATAGTAGCCTCCACCCAAGGTGCAGCAAGATATCTGAAAAAAAATAATGCCCAGTTTGACAATTGGATGTGTGCTTTGGTAGCCTATCAAATGGGATTGGGCGGAGCTAGAGGATATTTTGGCACCCAGTACAACGGAAAGAAAGTTGTCGAAATAGACAGAAATTCACATTGGTATTTCAAGAAATTCCTGGCCCACAAGGTAGCCTTCGAAGGTCCTACAGTGATGTTGGCAAGCAATTCAGGATATTTGGAAGAAATCCGGGTCCAAGGCCCTACAACCTTGAAAGCCCTTGCGCCAAGGCTGGGCGTTACAGAAGCCCATTTAAAAGAATACAACAAATGGACAGCCAAAGGCAATATACCCGATGACAGGCCTTACTCTATTGTATATTTGAGGGAAGGAACACCACAGGCAAGACCTGCAATTGCCCAAACCCAGCCTGTACCCCAACCTGCTTCAACAACTGTCAGTGTAGTCAGTAATACCGCTTATCCCAAAGTCACCGGCAACCAAACAAACGCTACCCAACCCAATCAGATCAAGGTCAACAACATTGATGGGATTAAAGCTGCCAATACCACAACGCAGGAAAAATTCACGGAACAGATCGGTATAAAAGAAAATAAATTCAGAAGGATCAATGATCTGGATAAAAATGAAAAGATAGAGGCCGGACAATATTATTATACCAAAGCAAAGAAAACCAGAGCGGAAGAAGAACAACATGTGGTTCTTCCAGGAGAAACACTTTGGTCTATTTCCCAAATGTACGGAATCAAATTATCAGCTTTAAAAGCAAAAAACAGGATCAATAATGATAATGACTTGAAAGCAGGAATGATGTTGAATTTGAGAGAACATCTCAAAAGGGGTGAAGAAATTCCTATCGTACCTGCTTCTGAGTTCAAAAAAGTAATCGCTTACAACAATCAGCAGACAACATCCTCTAGTTCACCAAGGGTTAATCCATCCCAACCTCAACAAAACCCAACCCCACCTTCTTCAAGTTCAAAAGCGATCATTCATACTGTGGTTCAAGGAGAAAATCTCTTTCGAATCAGCCAAAAATACGGGGTAACTGTGGATGACATCAAAAAATGGAACAGGTTACCTAACAACGATATAAAGATTGGCCAAAAGTTGACAATAAATAAACCCTGA
- a CDS encoding O-methyltransferase, with protein MDFISPELLAYCEDHSSSEDELLRHITRETHAKVLMPRMLSGHLQGKTLELLVKILNPQVILEIGTFTGYSGICMARGLQENGRLITLDINEELEDMVREFFEKSGLAFKIDYRIGNAMDIIPSIDEKFDMVFIDADKANYINYYNLVVEKMNQGGIILADNVLWSGKVITEEGKKIDKDTQIIMDYNKMVQNDPRVENVLLPIRDGLMLARKL; from the coding sequence ATGGATTTTATCTCACCCGAACTATTAGCATATTGTGAAGACCACAGCAGTAGTGAAGATGAATTGCTCCGTCATATTACCCGGGAAACCCATGCAAAGGTATTGATGCCAAGGATGCTGTCCGGTCATTTACAGGGAAAGACCTTGGAATTGCTGGTTAAAATATTGAATCCCCAAGTAATCTTGGAAATCGGGACATTTACAGGTTATTCCGGAATCTGTATGGCTAGGGGACTACAGGAAAATGGCAGGCTTATCACTTTGGATATCAATGAAGAATTGGAAGATATGGTCAGGGAATTTTTTGAAAAGTCAGGATTGGCCTTCAAAATAGATTACCGAATCGGAAACGCCATGGATATCATTCCTTCCATTGATGAGAAATTTGACATGGTCTTTATTGATGCAGACAAGGCAAACTATATCAATTATTACAACCTTGTCGTTGAAAAAATGAATCAAGGTGGCATCATATTGGCAGACAATGTATTGTGGTCCGGAAAAGTGATTACCGAAGAAGGGAAAAAGATTGATAAAGACACTCAGATCATAATGGATTACAATAAAATGGTACAGAATGATCCCCGTGTTGAAAATGTACTTCTTCCTATCAGAGATGGATTAATGCTGGCAAGAAAACTATGA
- a CDS encoding ABC transporter ATP-binding protein, whose protein sequence is MISVQNIKKQYKEAVVLDVESIEIPKSECFGLVGNNGAGKTTLFRIMLDLVRATSGEVLIDGQNVSKTEEWKSRVGAYLDEHMLLSYLTPDEYFETLRKIYRLSEEDLRLHLENFKDLFNDEILGKKKYIRDLSKGNLKKVGIAAALMGNPEVVLLDEPFENLDPSSQIRLKKLILHEKERSQVTFLISSHDLNHVTEICDRIVLLEKGKVIKDLKEKELMMSELDSYFTG, encoded by the coding sequence ATGATAAGTGTACAAAATATTAAAAAACAGTATAAAGAAGCCGTAGTGCTGGATGTGGAATCCATTGAAATTCCCAAATCTGAATGCTTTGGTCTGGTAGGAAATAATGGAGCCGGTAAAACCACCCTTTTCAGAATCATGTTGGATTTGGTAAGGGCTACTTCCGGTGAAGTCTTGATTGACGGCCAAAATGTCAGCAAAACCGAGGAATGGAAGTCTAGGGTAGGCGCTTACCTTGATGAACATATGCTGTTGTCGTATCTTACTCCCGATGAATATTTTGAGACACTGAGAAAAATTTACCGGCTTTCAGAAGAAGATTTAAGATTGCATCTTGAAAATTTCAAAGACCTTTTCAATGATGAAATATTGGGCAAAAAGAAATATATCAGAGACTTATCTAAAGGAAATCTGAAAAAAGTGGGGATAGCCGCGGCATTGATGGGCAATCCTGAAGTCGTGCTGCTTGACGAACCTTTTGAAAACCTTGATCCAAGTTCTCAAATAAGATTGAAGAAGTTGATACTTCATGAAAAAGAGAGGTCTCAGGTTACTTTTTTGATTTCTTCCCATGACCTCAACCATGTTACTGAAATCTGTGACAGAATAGTCTTGTTGGAAAAAGGTAAAGTAATCAAGGACCTGAAAGAAAAGGAATTGATGATGTCCGAATTGGATTCCTATTTCACAGGCTGA
- a CDS encoding IS110 family RNA-guided transposase, with the protein MLKYSVGLDVSSKSINGCLSSIDKGQKVTVKSTQTFPNSKTGFKSMDSWIKKNRKDENVPLVICMEATGNYHETCALYLFEKGYSVSVVLPTKAKNYLRSLGNKSKNDTIDARGLAQMGAEQCLSPWSPFGRFFYELRSLTRHHQSLQEQKTASRNQLHAIKNGMYSSKAVEKQLENMIKLIDKQLEQLESTIKNHLQSKAEVWGKVGNICSIKGVGILTAAIVLAETNGFELFENNKQLVSYCGYDVVENQSGKTNGKTRISKKGNSRIRRAMFMPAFQTITYQVKPFYNLFNRTFEKHGLKMKSYVAVQKKILTTIYALWKNNMPFIEDYQPEISKEQELELPSPVSFEKAEKNSADQVGTTQGKHPSERSLYASSPVS; encoded by the coding sequence ATGTTAAAATATTCTGTCGGACTGGATGTTTCTAGTAAATCTATCAATGGCTGCTTATCTTCCATAGATAAAGGTCAAAAAGTAACGGTGAAATCCACCCAGACTTTCCCAAATTCAAAAACCGGTTTTAAATCGATGGATTCTTGGATCAAAAAAAACCGAAAGGATGAAAACGTCCCTTTGGTAATCTGTATGGAAGCTACGGGGAATTACCATGAAACCTGTGCTTTGTACCTGTTTGAAAAGGGCTATTCTGTATCTGTGGTTTTGCCTACCAAGGCGAAAAACTATCTTCGCTCACTTGGAAATAAATCTAAAAACGACACGATCGATGCCCGGGGATTGGCTCAGATGGGAGCCGAGCAATGCCTGTCTCCCTGGTCGCCGTTTGGCAGGTTTTTCTATGAACTCCGTTCCCTGACCAGGCATCACCAGAGCCTGCAGGAACAAAAGACAGCTTCAAGAAATCAGCTCCATGCCATTAAAAACGGCATGTATTCTTCCAAGGCAGTTGAAAAGCAGTTGGAAAACATGATCAAACTGATCGATAAACAGCTAGAACAGCTTGAATCCACAATCAAAAACCACCTCCAATCCAAGGCAGAAGTATGGGGCAAGGTCGGGAATATCTGTTCGATCAAAGGAGTGGGTATCCTTACAGCGGCAATAGTTTTGGCCGAAACCAACGGCTTTGAACTTTTTGAAAACAACAAACAGCTGGTAAGCTATTGCGGATATGATGTCGTCGAAAACCAATCCGGAAAAACCAACGGAAAAACCAGGATCTCAAAAAAAGGAAACTCAAGGATAAGGCGCGCGATGTTCATGCCGGCATTCCAGACAATAACCTATCAGGTCAAACCTTTCTACAACTTATTCAACCGCACTTTCGAAAAGCATGGCTTGAAAATGAAAAGCTATGTGGCTGTCCAAAAGAAAATCCTAACTACCATCTATGCATTATGGAAAAACAATATGCCGTTTATTGAGGATTATCAACCCGAAATATCCAAAGAACAGGAGCTGGAGCTTCCCTCTCCGGTCAGCTTTGAAAAAGCTGAAAAAAATAGTGCCGATCAAGTCGGCACTACACAAGGTAAACATCCAAGTGAACGATCACTGTATGCTTCCTCTCCGGTATCGTAA
- a CDS encoding DUF5687 family protein, giving the protein MVLQFLRLELLKSMRSTAFAKSALVAIFLAFLAIVLLAYVLLLGLVLKQIIEKGFDSSDAYATLSGVLIYFFLFEFMYRYFIQKLPVIELERFLHLPIKKSMIIHFLLGRSFVSPMTLIAPLLFLPFAVQEVATRFGSPAAWSWMFCILFTSWSLHWLMLWFKQKFEDSITGIGVVFLVLLLGAGSNYMGWFNLGDIMKPVFDWSLTSFVPVLVMFLVFLALHRLAYTYYYNNAYLEDLTQDEDVRFVNQEFGIFNRFGLAGELANLEWKLIIRHKKSRTYLMLAGFFLLYGLIFYANPQYSTEEGFSHMFVFVGSFITGIFMLQYGQLFLSWNSANFDFFLQKRDGVESLIKGKYLLFIATSCLCFLLSVPYVFFGWDILLIHIATFLFNMGVIMHMVIYLSLWKPKPMDLNKGAMFNYEGVGIAQFLMIIPMFMAPYIVYLPFALLVNQYVGLLALGIFGMVGILAFPYLSNLPVQKVLNNRYEISSSFRQEL; this is encoded by the coding sequence ATGGTTTTGCAATTTCTACGACTCGAATTATTAAAAAGTATGAGGTCCACAGCCTTCGCAAAGAGTGCTTTGGTTGCTATTTTCCTTGCTTTTCTGGCAATAGTATTACTTGCTTATGTCTTGTTACTTGGCCTTGTACTAAAGCAGATCATTGAAAAAGGCTTTGATAGCTCAGATGCTTACGCAACACTCAGTGGGGTATTGATTTATTTCTTTCTTTTTGAATTCATGTACAGGTATTTTATCCAGAAACTTCCGGTGATTGAGCTGGAAAGATTTTTACATCTTCCCATCAAGAAAAGCATGATTATTCATTTTCTTTTGGGCAGATCCTTTGTTTCTCCTATGACTTTGATTGCTCCATTGTTGTTTCTGCCATTTGCGGTTCAGGAGGTTGCAACAAGGTTTGGGTCGCCTGCAGCATGGTCATGGATGTTTTGTATTTTATTTACCAGTTGGTCTTTGCATTGGCTGATGCTTTGGTTCAAACAAAAATTTGAAGATAGTATCACCGGAATAGGCGTAGTTTTTCTCGTTTTATTACTTGGGGCAGGATCCAATTATATGGGTTGGTTCAACTTGGGGGACATCATGAAGCCTGTTTTTGATTGGTCATTGACGAGTTTTGTCCCCGTATTGGTGATGTTTTTGGTTTTTCTTGCGCTTCACAGGTTAGCATATACTTATTATTACAACAATGCATACCTGGAAGACCTTACTCAAGATGAAGATGTCCGTTTTGTCAATCAGGAGTTTGGTATTTTCAATAGGTTTGGATTGGCAGGGGAACTTGCCAATTTGGAATGGAAGCTGATCATCCGTCATAAGAAAAGCAGGACCTATCTGATGTTGGCAGGGTTTTTCCTGCTTTATGGGTTGATATTTTACGCCAATCCCCAATATTCCACAGAGGAAGGATTCTCTCATATGTTTGTTTTTGTAGGCTCATTTATAACAGGGATTTTCATGCTCCAATACGGGCAGCTGTTTTTAAGTTGGAACTCAGCCAATTTTGATTTTTTCCTTCAAAAGAGAGACGGTGTGGAAAGCCTGATCAAAGGAAAGTATCTCCTCTTTATTGCAACTTCCTGTTTATGCTTTCTATTGTCAGTTCCTTATGTGTTTTTTGGATGGGATATTTTATTGATCCATATCGCTACCTTTTTATTCAATATGGGAGTGATTATGCACATGGTCATTTATTTGTCCTTATGGAAACCCAAACCAATGGACCTGAACAAAGGAGCTATGTTCAATTATGAAGGAGTGGGAATTGCTCAATTTCTGATGATCATCCCCATGTTTATGGCACCCTATATAGTTTATCTTCCTTTTGCCTTATTGGTCAATCAATATGTGGGATTACTGGCTTTGGGAATTTTTGGAATGGTAGGAATCTTGGCATTTCCTTATTTATCAAATTTACCTGTGCAAAAAGTACTTAATAATCGGTATGAAATTTCATCTTCATTTAGACAAGAGTTATGA
- a CDS encoding DUF481 domain-containing protein: MRKIIFIVLFSISFPSYSQILNIERYRLKGDSSKVFVAKATAGLNVYNRSAAADAPVNLFGYKWDINTMYHPGKHAYIFVSNFDYLRINDSDFLNFGLIHGRTVFNFEEKNNIETFVQYSFDNFRGLSPRWIAGGTFRTRVLESDRLTLILGLGGLYENETWQHPFTEESVNVDFFKSSNYFSFRLTVNEYVDFNMVNYYQVGYDQSIQAFRNRINGNFNLNTKISDRFSFTNTFDFSYEDKPIVPITKFIFAFKTGISFDF, encoded by the coding sequence TTGAGAAAGATTATTTTCATTGTATTGTTTTCCATCTCCTTTCCTTCCTACTCCCAAATACTAAATATTGAAAGATACCGGCTGAAAGGTGATTCTTCGAAGGTATTTGTAGCCAAAGCAACGGCTGGGCTCAATGTATATAACAGGAGCGCAGCTGCTGATGCCCCTGTCAATCTTTTTGGCTACAAATGGGATATCAATACCATGTATCATCCTGGAAAACATGCATATATTTTTGTTTCTAACTTTGATTACCTCCGAATAAATGATTCCGACTTTCTGAATTTCGGTCTGATTCATGGGCGTACGGTTTTTAATTTTGAGGAAAAAAATAACATTGAAACCTTCGTGCAATATTCTTTTGATAATTTCCGGGGCTTGTCACCAAGATGGATAGCAGGAGGGACTTTCAGGACAAGAGTATTAGAAAGCGATCGACTGACTTTGATTCTTGGTTTGGGGGGGCTTTATGAAAATGAAACTTGGCAGCATCCTTTTACTGAAGAATCCGTCAATGTGGATTTTTTCAAAAGTTCAAATTATTTCTCATTCCGATTAACTGTCAATGAATACGTCGATTTCAATATGGTCAATTATTACCAAGTTGGGTATGACCAGTCTATTCAGGCTTTCAGAAATAGGATTAACGGCAACTTCAACCTCAACACCAAGATTTCGGATAGGTTCTCATTTACGAATACTTTTGATTTTTCTTATGAAGACAAACCTATTGTCCCAATCACTAAGTTTATATTTGCTTTCAAGACCGGGATTTCTTTTGATTTTTAA
- a CDS encoding nitroreductase family protein, with amino-acid sequence MNENIQELGFFDIIEARRSVRIFDQESPFNHQVVQKCLDAATLAPNSSNLQLWEFYRIPETSPSKPGLDKLCMKQKAATTARELVVVVTRRDKWKSRAKANYGYIQETYKNSPGKKQKQALSYYGKLIPKLYSKFPLWSLIKQLVAWFIGLRRPMVREVSETDIRISVHKSAALAAMTFMYAMKAEGYDTCPMEGMDSLRVKKLLNLPNGAEISMIIGCGKGLPEGIYGKRFRVPNEEVIFGK; translated from the coding sequence ATGAACGAAAATATACAGGAACTAGGATTTTTTGATATTATCGAGGCTAGAAGGTCAGTCCGTATTTTTGACCAAGAAAGCCCTTTCAATCATCAAGTGGTACAAAAATGTCTTGATGCTGCTACTTTAGCCCCCAATAGCTCTAACCTGCAACTATGGGAATTCTACAGAATTCCCGAAACTTCTCCTTCAAAACCCGGATTGGACAAGCTTTGCATGAAACAAAAAGCCGCAACAACAGCCCGGGAGTTGGTAGTTGTTGTAACAAGAAGGGATAAATGGAAAAGCCGAGCTAAAGCCAATTACGGCTATATTCAGGAAACCTATAAAAATTCTCCCGGTAAGAAACAAAAACAGGCCCTATCCTACTATGGAAAACTTATACCCAAACTCTATTCAAAATTCCCATTATGGTCATTGATCAAACAGCTCGTGGCCTGGTTTATTGGATTAAGGAGACCAATGGTAAGAGAAGTTTCAGAAACAGACATCAGGATTTCTGTGCATAAAAGCGCTGCTTTGGCAGCCATGACATTTATGTATGCAATGAAAGCTGAAGGATATGACACTTGCCCCATGGAAGGGATGGATTCATTGAGGGTGAAGAAATTATTGAATCTACCCAATGGAGCGGAAATATCCATGATCATTGGCTGTGGGAAAGGATTGCCTGAAGGCATTTATGGGAAAAGGTTTAGGGTGCCGAATGAGGAGGTGATTTTTGGAAAGTAG